The stretch of DNA AGAAGCACAAAATAAAATCAAGAATGTCGACACTAAAGGCCACATCCAGTCTCACCGAGACTTATCCACGGGCTATCAGGATGAGCTGACCGAAATTCCCATCGGACTGGAGCACGAGTCACAAGTATCGCAAGACGAGCACGAAAGCCTTGTGAACAAACTTGAATCTACCTTGAACGCTTGGCCCTTTTCTTTAATGGCGGACGAATTGCAAACAGGGCACTGTTTCGGCGCATCTTTTGTATCAACAAAAATCTTTGAGAATTCCTTGCCACAACTATCACATTTGTAACTTAATATTGGCATATTGGACCTCCTGAGTAATATCAGCGGTGAGTTGTTTTATTGATGATCCTTTTCACAATTCAAGGGCTCCGATACTTTACACTGTTCCTGACTCATCATCGCCTGCTGAATCTCCACTTCAAACCTTGCGGCCAATTTTAGTCTTTTTTTCCACTTAGGGTCCAGATCGTCTAATTCGAATCCAGCGGCGAAATTCAAAAGATCTTCCTTGGAAGGCTTACCCATTTTCTCCCATAAAGCCACATTTATGAACTCCCAAAGTTTGAGTCCATCATGCGCGGCCATTTCCTCCGCCATTACCATTAGATATGGATTCATGGTTAGTTTCAAAGATATTATGGCTTCAGGCCATTCTTTTGATTCTTGCGTCTTCGTTAACGAGCAGGTCGACATCGTAGACTCCATATTTCACTCTCCTAAATAAATCTTGTCTAAGTAGATTCCACCAATTCGATTTTGATTCATCATACCAGTCGATACGTTACCAATTGGCTCCAATTTTCACTAAAATCGCGTTTTCCGAGCTGGCCCGACCTTGACACATATAGACTCATCGCGTAACCTCTTTATCTAAAGCCCATGAAAATTTAGGGGTTCTTGTCTAGAGGTACACGATGAATATTTTGGTTTTAGGGTCATTGGCTTACGATCGGATCATGGATTTTCCGGACAAATTTTCGAATCATATTTTGCCGGACAAAATTCATATTCTTAACGTATGTTTCATGGTTAACGGACTGAGAGAGCTTTTTGGCGGAACAGCGGGAAACATAGCCTACAATTTGTCACTCCTGGGAGAAAGGCCCATTATAATGGCCAGCGCAGGAAAGGATTTTGATTCATACGAAAAGTGGCTTAGCGAGCTTTCTCTTCC from Desulfomonilaceae bacterium encodes:
- a CDS encoding zinc ribbon domain-containing protein, coding for MPILSYKCDSCGKEFSKIFVDTKDAPKQCPVCNSSAIKEKGQAFKVDSSLFTRLSCSSCDTCDSCSSPMGISVSSS